The following are from one region of the Phycisphaerae bacterium genome:
- the gspG gene encoding type II secretion system major pseudopilin GspG has product MVSHRSEFSRIAFTLVELMVVIVIVGVMATVVTISVTDYLVTAKQNVARSEIATIKNALSLHFMETDRYPSSDEGLAILKKPTPQHPNGILSNDLLDPWGREYIYIYPGTRGVYDVLSLGADGSEGGVGANSDITSWELEGSKE; this is encoded by the coding sequence ATGGTTTCCCATCGGTCAGAATTCTCGCGGATCGCATTTACCCTCGTGGAGTTGATGGTCGTCATCGTCATCGTGGGTGTGATGGCCACGGTCGTGACCATATCCGTTACGGACTACCTTGTGACGGCCAAGCAGAATGTGGCCCGCAGCGAGATCGCCACGATCAAGAATGCCCTATCGTTGCACTTCATGGAGACCGATCGCTATCCCAGTAGTGACGAGGGACTGGCCATCCTGAAGAAGCCGACGCCGCAGCACCCCAACGGGATTCTCAGCAACGACCTGCTCGACCCCTGGGGCCGGGAGTACATCTACATCTACCCCGGCACACGTGGCGTGTACGACGTGCTGAGTCTTGGTGCCGACGGCAGTGAAGGCGGCGTGGGCGCCAATAGCGACATCACAAGCTGGGAGCTGGAGGGATCAAAAGAGTGA
- a CDS encoding prepilin-type N-terminal cleavage/methylation domain-containing protein — MKPLLRQRGFTLLEMLVVTALVAAAIGMSTLGMAGLSAESRLRSAGDQLATTYSLAQTLATRTGLVVRMECSGTVCRLRQLQRLETGWEWSEGQEFSFPAGTRVTAWGAWQNNGSTFTAPSCVPVSPGYVGEAYSGVLQGPGGLIANVTINGMTGDHETVISRKGPFD, encoded by the coding sequence GTGAAGCCGCTACTTCGCCAACGAGGTTTCACCCTGTTGGAGATGCTTGTGGTGACGGCGCTCGTCGCCGCCGCAATAGGAATGTCCACACTCGGAATGGCGGGACTGTCGGCGGAGAGTCGACTCCGCTCGGCCGGTGATCAACTCGCAACGACGTATTCGCTGGCCCAGACGCTTGCCACCCGAACCGGACTGGTTGTCAGAATGGAGTGCTCGGGGACCGTTTGCCGCCTTCGGCAGCTTCAGCGCCTGGAGACGGGCTGGGAGTGGTCTGAAGGACAGGAATTCTCATTTCCTGCGGGGACGAGGGTAACCGCATGGGGTGCTTGGCAGAACAACGGTTCGACCTTCACTGCGCCGAGTTGTGTCCCCGTATCGCCGGGCTACGTTGGTGAGGCCTATAGCGGCGTATTGCAGGGGCCCGGCGGGCTCATTGCGAACGTCACTATTAACGGAATGACGGGTGACCATGAAAC